TGTTGTGGTGCGGTGCCGGGCCTCCGGCGGTGGGTTGCGGGACTGCTCGCTTTACGCTCCGCTGCGCTCCGCCTTTGCTCTTTCTCGGAGCCTGCGGAAGCAAAGCCCCGCAACCCACCGCCTCCGGCCCGTCCCCTCGCGTGGGTGTGGCGGCTGTCCGTGTGGGGTGCGGTTTTCGCTCGTGGCGCGGGGCCGTTCGGTGGGGTTTGTGCCACGGGTCGCTGCCGGTTCAACGCGGCTTGCGCCAAGGCCACTTCGGTCCGTCGTCCGGCGCCTTGCCCTCCGGGGCGTACTCGTACTTCCAGCCGCTGGGCAGGCCCAGGCGGCCCACCCGTGCCGGGACGCGGCGGTAGACGTGCACCGTCGGCGGCCGGTCGTCGTCGTGCGGTACGGGGACCTCGTACGTCTTCGGCGGCCGGCCGGTCGCGCCGACCAGGACGGGCAGTACCCGGCCGTCCAGCGGGCCGCCGACGAAGAGGGTGTTCTCGCTTCTCACGCCCTCAGTGTCACACCGCCACGGCCGGGCGGCTGATCACAGCAGATGCGCGGCGTCGCTCACGACGGGCAGGATGCGGCGGGCCAGGTCGCCGGCCGGGCCGTCGGTGGTCTCCAGCTTCAGCGCCGCCCGGGTCACCCGGGCGGTCTGCGGGTCCGTGGCCGCGGTGGCGGTCAGCAGCGCGACGAAGTGGTCGACCAGCCAGTCCCGCAGCTCGTCGAGGGCCGGCTGCTTGTCCTCGTCCAGCCAGATCAGCGAGGCGGCCTCGACGGCGGTGATCCACATACGGACGGTCATCCGCAGCCGCAGGCCCGGCTCCGGCTCGCCCAGATGCCGCAGGATCTGGTCGGCGGCGGCGCGCCGCACCTCGTCCACGATCGCGGACGTACGGGTGGTCTCGACGACGCTGCCGCCCTGCAGCAGCGCGCTGAACCCCGCGTCGTGCTCGTCGACGAAGGCCAGATAGCGGTCCAGTGCGCGCGAGAGCCGACGGGTCAGCGGTCCGGTCTCCGGCTCGGCGAAGCAGCGCTCCAGGACGTCGGCCGCGCTGCGCAGCGCGGCCTCGTACAACTGCTGCTTGCCGCCGGGGAAGTAGCGGTAGACCAGCGGGCGCGAGACCTCGGCGGCGGTGGCGACATCGTCCAGCGAGACGTCCTCGGGCGCGCGGTGCGCGAACAGGCCCAGCGCGGCGGTGAGCAGTTGGCTGCGGCGCTGCTCCACGCTCAGCCTGCGGTAGGCGGGTCGGGGTACTGCTGGGGCGGTGCCGCTGCCGTTCATGAACAGCAGCGTAGCCGCCCCGGGTTCGGGCTCGCACAGGTGCTCGGGGTGTACGGGGTCCATGCGGGGGGCCTCAGGCCAGCAGTCCCGAGCTCCGCCACAGCCTGCGGCCCACACCGCGCAGTACGCCGATCTCGTCGAGGAAATCGGTCAGCCGACGGGCACCGGACTGCATCACCTCGCGGCGGTGCCCACTGGCCTTGACCTGGGCGACGGCCTCGCGCCGGTCCAGGCCCACGCGGCTGTAGACGGCCGGGTTGACGAAGGCGACGGAGAAGACCCGGGCCGCCTCGCCGGAGCTGATGCGGGTCAACTCCCGCTCCCAGCGCGGCGCGGTGATCATCTGGCGGCGCAGCTCCTCGCGGGCGTAGCGCACATGCCGGGCCTCCTCGACGACATGGATGCGGGTCACTCCGCGCACGATCGTCTGCACCCGCTCGTCCGGGAACGTCAGCCGCTGCATCCAGTCCAGGATCTCCTCCCCGAGCAGGGTGCAGGCGAACGAGCCCGGGGTGGTGGAGACGGTCTTGAGGACGCGGGCGAGCTGGTGGTTGAGCCGGGAGACCGGGTACGCCGGCGCGCCGCCCTTCTGGATCAGGCGCGCGAACATCTTGGAGTGCCGGCACTCGTCGGCGATCTCGGTGAGGGCGTAGCGGACGTGCGCGCTGGTCACCGGCTTGTCGTAGATGTGCCGGACGAGGAGCTGCATCAGGATGATCTCGAACCAGATGCCCAGCGAAGCGAGCGAGGCGGCCTCGTGCCGGGAGAGGTCCTGCTGCTGTTCGAGCGACATCCGCTTCCACAGCGGGGTGTCGTAGAGCGAGACCAGCTCCGGCGGCCAGAACCACTTGCCCTCTTCGAGGGGGGCGTCCCAGTCGAGTGCGGTGTCGGGGTCGAAGGAGTGCTTGGCGGAGGAGTCGAGCAGCCGCTCGGCGACCTGCTCCCGGTCCTTGAGCAGGCCGAGGGCGTCCCGCAGGAGCCCGGTATCCTTCGCGGTCATCTCGGTGGGTGCGCTCGTCATGGCTGTGGCTACCTCGCTGGTGGATCAGGGCCGGCCCGCTGTCATCTCTTATGAGACTGCGTGTCAGTAAGGGCGTCAATCCCCTGCGCACGACTTATTGACCCGTCGGTAAGAAGCGTGTGAGCCTGCCAACGACCGCCCATGACAAGGCGTTTGGCGAGCCGAGGAGGCGTCCGTGTCGACCCGAGATCTCTACGTACAGGACCCTGGCGACCCCGTGTGGAAAGTGCCCGCCTCCGGTGCGGCACGCTTCAGCTGGGACTACGACGACGGGCGCGACCGGCTGCTGGCCCTCTATCAGAAGGGCAAGGACAAGCAGTGGGACGCCACCTTGCGGATCGACTGGGACCAGGAGGTCGACCCCTACGACCCGCTCGGCACCCCGGACGAGTCCATGTCCCTGTACGGCACCAGGTACTGGGACAAACTGACCGAGAAGGACCGCGGCGAACTGCGTCAGCACTACACCTCCTGGCAGTTCAGCCAGTTCCTGCACGGCGAACAGGGCGCCATGGTCTGTGCGGCACGGATCGTGGAATCCGTCCCGGATCTCGACGCGAAGTTCTACTCCGCCACCCAGACCATGGACGAGGCGCGGCACGCCGAGATCTACAGCCGCTTCCTCCAGGAGAAGATCGGGATGCTCTACCCGGTCAACGACAATCTCCAGGCGCTGCTCTCCGACACCCTCAAGGACTCCCGCTGGGACATGCCGTACCTCGGTATGCAGGTGCTGATCGAGGGCCTGGCGCTGGCCGCCTTCGGCATGATCCGCGACACCACCACCAAGCCCCTGCCCCGGCAGATCCTCGCCTACGTCATGCAGGACGAGGCGCGTCATGTCGCCTTCGGCCGCATGGCGCTGCGCGACTACTACAAGCAGCTCACCGAGGCCGAACTGCGCGAACGCGAGGAGTTCGTCATCGAGGGCTGCTACCTGATGCGCGACCGCCTGCGCGGCCTGGAAGTCCTCGAAAACTTCGGCATTCCGCACGACGAAGCCGCCGAATTCACCGAGAACTCCGAATTCCTGCACCTCTTCCGCAAGCTGCTCTTCAGCCGGATCGTGCCCTGTGTGAAGGACATCGGCCTGTGGGGCGAACGTCTTCAGCGCGCCTATGTGGACATGGGTGTCTTCGAGATGGGCGACTCCAATCTCGATCTGCTCATGGCCGAGGACGAAGAGATCGCCGAAAAGCTCGACGCGGAGCGGTTTGCAGCGGAGGAGGAGGCCCGTACGGCGGAGGTCGCGGCGGCCATCGCGGAGGGCGCGGGCGAGGGCGCGGGCGAGGGCTGAGCGGCCGGCGGTTGTCAGACCCCTGTGCTGTCGTTGACGCAGTGACGTTCGACAACGTCTGACGGCGTTCGACGCGAAAGGGCAGCGCATGAACCGCGAGCAGTGGCGGCCGTTCCTGAAACTCTGGAGCGAGGAGTGGATCGTCGGGCGCGACCCCGAGCGGGACGGGCCCCTGGATGACGAGGTCGTACGGGACGGGTGGCTCGGGTTCGCCCCGGCGAGCGCCGATGAGGTGGCGGCGGCCGAGGCCCGTCTGGACCGGACACTGCCCCCGTCGCTCCGCGAGTTCCTGCTGACCACCAACGGGTGGCGGGACGCCGGGACCTTCATCTACCGGCTCGCGGGCACCTCCGAGCTCGCCTGGCTCGCCGACAGCGATGAGGGCTCCGGCTGGATCGACGCCTACAGCGACACCGAGTTCGCCGACGAGGACGAGGACGAAGAGCCCGAGGGCCAGATCCTTGCCCGTGCCCTGCGCCTCTCTCTCGACGGCGACGCCGCGGTCATGCTTCTCGACCCCGCGGACGTCGATGAGCGCGGCGAATGGGCCGGCTACTGGCTCGCCTCGTGGTCGGGGAGGGGGCCGGAGCGCTTCGACTCCTTCCATGACCTGATGTACGACCAGTACACCTCGTTCCACCGCCTCCGGGGCCGGAGGACGTAACGCGCGCCCGCCGGGACGCCGAGGTGGGAGGAGCGCCGGTGCCGAGCCTGGTGCTGGTGCTGGTGCTGGTGCTGGTGCTGGTGCTGGTGCTGGTGCGAGTGCCGGAGCCGGACCGGAGCCACGGTTACGGGGCCGTGCCGTCCGAGAGCCGGTCGTGCAGGAAGTCCCGTACCCGGCGGCCGAGTTCGTCGGCCTGGCCGTACGGCATGGAGTGGTGACCCACACCCGCCACGGTCCCGATCCGTACGCCCGGCGTCCGTCCGGCCCGTGCGGCGACCCGGCGCAGATCGTGCGCCCGGCTCCGCTCCGCCAGCAGCACCAGGGTCGGCACCGGCGCTCCGCCCGGTCCGGCGACGTCCGGGCGCGGCCCCGTGACCACCTTCGCGGGGCGGAACTCGGCGCCGCCCAGGCCCATCAGCCGCACCAGTTCCGGCGCGGGCGGCGCACCCCGCGTCTCCCACTCCAGGAACCGCCGGGTGCTCCGCTCGCCGGGCCGTACGAACAGCGGCAGCGCATGCAGCAGATACGACGGCCGGAACCCGGCGAAACACTGGGTGGGATCGAGCAGCATCACCCGCTCCACCCTGTTCGGCGTCCCGGGGGAGTGGGAGTGATGCCTCCCGGCGGCGTGCACCGCGTAACTCAGCGCGAGCCAGCCGCCGTACGAGTGCCCGAGCAGCGCCGCCGACTCCAGGCCGAGTCCGCTGAGCACACCGTCGAGCCAGGCGAACAGATCCTCCGGCCGCCGCAGCGCCCGCCCACAGTGCACGCTGAGTCCCGGCGCGCCGATCTGGTCCACGGCATACATCCGGTGCGCACGGCCGAGCTCGGCGGCCTGGGCGTACCAGATGGCCGAGGTGGTGCCGCCGCCGTGCAGCAGGACCAGCGGAGGGGCGTCGGCCGGTCCGCAGACATTGACCCGGGTGCTGCCGAACTCCGAGGGCAGGTCGATCCGTTCCACCGGGACCGGCCAGAGCGCCATGGCCTGCTCGTAGGCGGCGCGAAAAGCGGCGGAGGGGGAGTGCGCGGGAGAGAGCGGGGCGGGGGCTGCTGTCATGGTGCACCTCCGGACGAGGGGAGCGGCGATCGAAACGAGGTGCTCACCAATACCTCGTTCGGCAAGTATCTCGCTGATCGAGGTAATAATGCAGGAGTCCGTCACAAGACGTCCTGCAGGAGTCCGTCACAAGACGTCCTGCAGGAGTCCGTCACAAGACGTCCTGCAGGAGTCCGGCACGGGACGTTCTGAGTGCGGCAAAGACACCAGGAGCCCGGAAAGCGAGGCGATGATGCATGACGAGACAGCAAGGCCCCGATGAGCCGGTGGGATCCGATGAAGCGGCGGGATCCGGCGAAGAGCCGGCTGACCGAAGGAAACCGGCCGAACCGGCAGGGATGGACCTGGTCCATCTGCTGCGTGAGGTGACGCTGCGACTCGACCTCGCGGGAGCGCGGTTCGCCGGCGACAACGGCCTGCACCCCACCGATCTCCGGGCCCTGATCATCCTGCTGGACGCGGCCCGCAACGGCGCCGAGTCCACCCCCGGCCGGCTCGGCGAGCGGCTGGGCCTGAACTCCGCCGGCACCACGGCGCTGATCGACCGCCTGGAACGGCTCGGCCTGATCCGCCGGGTCCGCGACACCCGCGACCGGCGCCGGGTCCTGCTGGAGGTCGATGAGCGCGCGGTCACCCTGGGCCGGTCGTTCTTCGGCCCGCTGATCGACCGCACGATCGCCCTGCTGGCCACCTTCGAAGCCGGGGAACAGGCGGCGATCCGGCGGTTCCTGAGCGGGGTGCGGGACGCGGTCGGGGAGGGATAGGCGGCGCCCGCCGCAAGTGCTCAGTGCGCGTCCGCGGGGATCGTCGCGGGAGGACTACCGCTTACCGGACCGGGCCAGCCACCGCCCCTCGTGCCGGGACACCTCGATCGGACGGCCGAAGCACGCGGTCATCCGCTCTCCCGTCAGCACCTCGTCCACCGGGCCGCGCGCCTGCACCCGTCCCTCGCGCAGCAGCAGGGCGTGGCCGATGGACGGCGACAGCTCCTCCAGATGGTGGGTGACCGTCACGGTCGCCAACTCCGGCCGTGCCAGGGCCAGCCGGTGCAGCGCATCGATCAGATCCTCGCGGGAGGGCAGATCGAGCGCGTTGAACGGCTCGTCGAGCAGCAGCAGCCGGGGGTCGGCCATCAGGGCGCGGGCGATCAGGATCCTGGCCCGCTGGCCGCCCGAGCAGACCCCGAACGGCCGCTCCGCCAGCTCCTTGCAGTCCAGCTCGGCAAGCAGCTCATGGGCGCGCTCGCGGGTCGCCTCGTCGTACTTGCGCCACAACGGCTGCACGGTGCCGGTCGCCCCGGTCAGGACGACGGTGTGGCCCGTCGCGTCCTGCGGAACCTTCTGCGCGCCGGAGGCCAGCCCGATGACGGCGCGCAGCTCGCGGACGTCCACGGACCCGAGCCGGTGCCCCAGCACCTCGACGCTGCCGACGGTCGGGAACATCAGCGCCCCGACGATACGCAGGATGGTGGTCTTGCCCGCGCCGTTGGCACCGAGCAGCGCCCAGTGCTCACCGGCCCGTACGCTCCAGTCGACGGCGTCGAGGATGACCTGGCCGGTGGTGTACCGCTTGACGCCGACGCCCTCCAGGGCGGCGATCACACGGGCTTCTGCGGCGGGGGCCGGCTGCGACGAAGGCGGCGTAGAGCTCATCGCCGCAGACTAGCTGTGTACGACACCTTTCTGCGGAGGTGTCCGATGTGTGGACCCCCGTCGCGGCAACGGAAACCGGTAACGGAAACGGGCAACGGAAGTCGGCAAAGGACATACCCCGGAGCCCGGCACCCGTTACCGCTGGGCCAGCCCCAACAGCTCCCGCACCCGCGCGTACTTCGCCGTCAGCCGCTCCCGGGTCGCCGCTTCCAGCGCGGCCAGCCGCTCCGGATCGGCGTTGTGCGCGAGGTCGGACTCCTTGACCAGCAGCGCCCCGGGCGTGGCCAGGATGCGCGCGGTGTACTCCTCGACCGGCTCGTCCGCCCGCTTGGTGACGGCCTCGATCATCGCCTTGGTCGTCTCGCCCAGCGCCGCACCGGCCAGCCACTCCCGGCTCAGCGCCCCGTCCTCGACCGCGTCGTGCAGCCAGGCGGCGGCGATCTGCTCATCGCTGCCGCCCCGCTCGCGTACCCCCGCCGCGACCGCGGCCAGATGTTCGGCATACGGGCGGCCCGCCTTGTCGGTCTGACCCGAGTGCGCGCGCCGGGCCAGCGCCTCCACTTCGGCCAGGGACAACAGCGGGGGCGGAGCAGGTTCCATGGAAGGGATCGCATCAGCCATACGGCCATTGTGACGCCGGGACGGCCACCGGGTCACACCGCGAAAGGCTCAGCCCAGAGCGGCCGCCATCACCGCCCGTGCGATCGGCGCCGCGCTCCCCCCGCCGCTGATGTCCGCACGGTCGGCGGCCGCGTCCTCGACCACCACGGCCACGGCCACGGCCGGCTCGTAGCCGTCCTTCTGCCGCGCCCAGGAGATGAACCAGGCATACGGCGTGCCCTCGTTGCGCACACCGTGCTGCGCGGTGCCGGTCTTGCCGCCGACCGTGACGCCCTTGATGGCGGCGAGCCGCCCGCTGCCGTGCTCGACGGCGTCGACCATCATGTCCTGGAGCTGCTGTGCCGTGACCGGATTGGTCACCTGGCGGGTGGGGCGGTGCGGGTCGCCCGCGACCACCACACCCCGGGCATCGGTCACCTTGTCGACGAGCGACGGCGCCGTCAGCTGGCCCCCGTTAGCGACCGCCGCCGCGACCATCGCCATCTGGAGCGGTGTGGCGGCGGTGTCGTACTGCCCGATGGCGGAGAGCGCGACCTGCGAGGCGTCCATCCGCGTATCGAAGTTGCTCGGCGCGACGGGCGAGGGGATGGCCAGCCGCCGGTCGTTGAAGCCGAACCTCCGGGCCGTATCGGCCATGCGGCGCAGCCCGATCTGCGCGCCAAGCCGCGCGAAGACGGTGTTGCACGAGGCCCGGAAGGCGTCCTTGAGCGAGGCGTCCTCGCAGCCCTTCGCGGCATTGCCGAGCCGGGTGTCGGTGCCGGGCAGCGGGTAGGGGTCGGGCGAATCGGTGGGCGCGTCGATATCGGTGACCCTGCCGCTCTCCAGGGCCGCCGCGGCGGTGACGACCTTGAACGTGGAACCGGGCGGATAGGTCTGGCGCAGCGCCCGGTTGAGCATCGGCTGCTGCTCGGCACCGTTCAGCCGGTGCCAGGCCTCGGTGACCTCGGCGCCGTTGCCGGACAGCTCGCCCGGGTCGTACGACGGCGTACTGACCAGCGCCAGGACCCGTCCCGTACGCGGCTCGATCGCGGCCACCGCGCCCTTCTTGTCCCCCAGCCCGTCGAACGCGGCGCGCTGCATCCGCGGGTTGATGGTGGTGTGGACGCTGCCGCCCGGCCGGTGGGCGTGGGTCAGCCGGTCCCACCAGGGGAAGGCGGCGAGCCGGTCGTCGGCCCCGGAGAGGACGCCGTCCTCGGCGCTCTCCAGCAGGGAGGTCCCGTAGGTCTGCGAGGAGTAGCCGGTGACCGGTGCGTACAGCGGCCCGTCGGTATAGGTGCGCTCGTAGCGCAGCCGCCCCCCGCTGTCCCGGGAACCGGTGACCGCGCGGCCGGCGACGAGCACGGCACCGCGCGGCTGTGCGTAACGGACGATCGGCCCCCGGCGGTTGGCCGGACTGGCGCTGAAGCGTTCCGCGTCGACGACCTGCACCCGGGCGGCGTTGACCAGCAGCGCCACGAGGAGGAGGAAGGAGAAGGCCGCGGTGCGGCGAATACAGCGGATCAACGGCCGGATCCCCTCTGCTCCCCGGAATCCTTCTGCTCCGTGGCCGCCCTCTGCTCCTTGGACCCGCTCACCGCCTCCGGCACCTGCGGCTTGGCCGGCTTCAGAAAACCGACCACCCAACTCCCGGCCCCGAGCCCCGTGCCACTCCCGGGAAGGCTCGCCGCACTGCTCCTGCCGCCATGCGTGCCCGCGCTCGTGCCCTCACACATGCCCGCGCTCGTGCCGTCGCGCACACCCGCGCTCCTGCCGTCGTTGGCGCCCGCGGTCCTGTCGGCACGCAGCCCACCGCTCCGGGCCCTCCTCCCACGCCTCCCCTCACGGCCGGTCCCCTTTCCCTCTCCCCCCGCACCCGCCGGCATCCGCGCCCGATTACTGATCCGCAGCAGCAGCGCGATGATGATCCAGTTCGTGACGACGGAGGACCCGCCCTGCGCGAGGAACGGCATCGCCATCCCCGTCAGCGGAATCAGCCCCATCACCCCGCCCGCGATCACAAAGACCTGGATGGCGGGCAGCGCCGCGAGGCCCACCGCCAGCAGGCTGCCGAACGGGTCCCGCACGGCGACCGCGGCACGGTAGCCGCACGCCACCAGCAGCGCGTACAGCAGAAACAGCGCGGTCAGCCCGGCCAGCCCCAGCTCCTCGCCATAGGTCGCCAGGATGAAATCGGACTTCATGGCGAAGCCGATCAGATACGAGTGGCCCTGCCCGAGACCGGTGCCGAACATCCCGCCGGCGGCGAACGCGAACAGCGACTGGGCGAGCTGACCGGGCCCCTTGCCCGCCGCGATACCGGCGAACGGGTGCTGCCAGTCCTCGACCCGGCTGTGCACATGCGGTTCCAGCGTGCCGACGGCAGCCGCCCCGATGCCCGCCAGGAACAGCCCGATCGCGATCCAGCCGGTCCGCCCGGTGGCCACGTACAGCAGGACGACAAAGATCCCGAAGAACAGCAGCGAGGTCCCCAGATCGCGTTCGAGCACCAGCACGGCGACGCTGATCAGCCAGATCGCGACGATCGGCCCGAGCACCCGGCCGGTCGGGAGCCGTAGCCGCCACATCCGGCGCCCGGTGTGCGCCAGCGCGCCGCGGTTGGCAGCGAGGTAGCCCGCGAAGAAGACGGTGATCAACACCTTGGCGAACTCGCCCGGCTGCAGGGAAAATCCGGCGAAACGGATCCAGATCTTCGCCCCGTTGACGGCGGGAAAGAGAATCGGTGCCGCCATGAGCACCAGCGCCAGCGCCGCGCACACATAGGCGTACCGCTGCAGCATGCGGTGGTCCCGCAGCAGCACCACCACCGCCGTGAACAGCGCGACGCCGACGGTCGACCACAGCAGCTGGGTGGGCGCGGCGTGGTTGCGGGGCGTCTCCTGGTCGAGCCGGAAGATCAGCACCAGCCCGACGCCGTTGAGCAGCACGGCGGTGGGAAGCAGCAGCGGATCGGCGTACGGGGCGCGGAAGCGTACGGCGAGGTGCGCGAGCAGCGCGAGCCCGCCGAGCCCCGCGCCATAGCGGATCGCACCGCCCGGCAGGGCATGCCACCTGGCCAGCCCCACCGCCACATATCCGCAGACGCTGATGAGGACGGCGCCTAAGAGGAGGGCCAGTTCGACGCCCCGCCGTTTGGGAAGTGACGGCAAGGGTGGGGGAGTGTCCGCCGGGCACGCGGCGGCCGCCGCCCTTGCCATTGCCGTCATGCCTGGCAACGTAGCAAGCGGCGGCCATTATTTCCGTTATGTCGGATACGACGTTCGGGCGTCCGCGCGAAGGGGCGTCTCCGTGGGTGCGCGCGTCTCCGTGGGCGCTGACGTCTCCGTGTCACTGCGGCTGCGGGCCACCTCACCGCACCGGACCCGGCGGAACTCTTCCGGACTCTTCCGGCTGCCCCTCCGACGTAGATCCAGTATCCCCCGATCCGGCCCTCCCCGTCACCGTTCTCCGGAATGATCTTCGCGCCGCGAAAGGCCCCTAGCGTGGTGGACCGGAACAGGCGCAGACCACAGGCGCCAACCTCAGGCGCCAACCTCAGGCGCAGACCGCGCACGCAGGCCGCGTGCCCAGGCCATGGAGCGAACGTGACGAACGACAACAGCACGGCGGCCCTGTCGGCGGAACTCATCCGCATGGCGCAGGCGGACCAGAGTGCTTCACCCGGCGCGAACAGCGAGAACCCCGCGGAACAACTGGCCTGGCGCCGCCTCACCGCGCGGCACGGCGACCGGCTCCACCAGATCATGGACGAGTACGGCTGGCCGACGGCGGTGCTGGTCGGCGACGAAGCCGCTCGCGGCGCCTGGCTGGTGGCGCAGCACGCCGACCGTCAGCTCGATGTGCAGCGGCGTGCGCTCCGCCTCATGGAGCAGGCGGTGGAGGCGGGCTCGGCAAGCCCGCGCGAGCTGGCCTTCCTGCGCGACCGCACGCTGGTGAACGAGGGTCGCAAGCAGATCTACGGCACACAGATCGCGGGCATGGTCGGGGGCGCACCCGTCCCGTGGCCCTGCGAAGACCCCGAGCGGATGGACGCCCTGCGGGGCGAGGTGGGCATCGAGCCTTTCGACGAGTACGTCGCCCGGCTCGCAATAAGCTGAGGCGCTACCAGGGGCACGGGGGCCCGGCCGGCCTCAACACCAGCGAGGGGCCTCCCCGTCGTTCACGATGTCCCGCCGGGAGGACCAGGCGTACGACGCATCGGAGAGCTTGTACCAGACCGGGTTCCCCTCGATGCGCTCCGCCTTGACCCGGCAGACGATCCCCACCTTGGACCCGTACTCCTTCGAACCGACCACGCGGTAGCGAGTGCTCGGGCCGATGCGCACCACCAGCCCGTCCTCGGCGACGACATGGCCCTCGTACACGGCGAAGTTGTCCCCCTCGCTCCCGTCGGACGCCAGGGCCGGGCCGGCCGCGACAGCTCCGGCCAGTGCACCGGAAAGAGCACACAGGGCGGACAGGCCCAACAGGCCGCACTTGCCGGACTTCGACTGCGGAAACATGCGCTTCCTCCTGCGAAGGGGAGAGCCCCAGGGGGTGGATTCCCTGCGGGGCGAGATGAGCGAAGCTGCCGGGCGTCACCTGACGGACGGGTCGGGGCCTGCGCCCCGCCGGTGCGGTGCCTGTCGCACCCTTCCCCGGCTGTGAGGGCGGCTTCCCGCTACCGCGCCGCTCTCACGCCACGCCGGGACCGCCGCTCACTTTCGTTCCCTTCTCACGCTAAGGAGACTCCGGAGAGTCCGCAACTCATCACCATCCGCGATGAGGTGAGTTCGGCAGGCGTCGCCCACCCGGCTCCGCTCGCTCTCACCGGGCATCGGAATTGCCGCTGGCCGCGGGAGGCTGCGGGCGGAGGAGGCGCGTCCAAGGAGGGATCAAGGGCGCCTCAAGGGCATCCCAAGGACGCCTCAAGGGCACTCCGG
This portion of the Streptomyces sp. 2114.4 genome encodes:
- a CDS encoding diiron oxygenase; amino-acid sequence: MTSAPTEMTAKDTGLLRDALGLLKDREQVAERLLDSSAKHSFDPDTALDWDAPLEEGKWFWPPELVSLYDTPLWKRMSLEQQQDLSRHEAASLASLGIWFEIILMQLLVRHIYDKPVTSAHVRYALTEIADECRHSKMFARLIQKGGAPAYPVSRLNHQLARVLKTVSTTPGSFACTLLGEEILDWMQRLTFPDERVQTIVRGVTRIHVVEEARHVRYAREELRRQMITAPRWERELTRISSGEAARVFSVAFVNPAVYSRVGLDRREAVAQVKASGHRREVMQSGARRLTDFLDEIGVLRGVGRRLWRSSGLLA
- a CDS encoding SMI1/KNR4 family protein, which produces MNREQWRPFLKLWSEEWIVGRDPERDGPLDDEVVRDGWLGFAPASADEVAAAEARLDRTLPPSLREFLLTTNGWRDAGTFIYRLAGTSELAWLADSDEGSGWIDAYSDTEFADEDEDEEPEGQILARALRLSLDGDAAVMLLDPADVDERGEWAGYWLASWSGRGPERFDSFHDLMYDQYTSFHRLRGRRT
- a CDS encoding ABC transporter ATP-binding protein translates to MSSTPPSSQPAPAAEARVIAALEGVGVKRYTTGQVILDAVDWSVRAGEHWALLGANGAGKTTILRIVGALMFPTVGSVEVLGHRLGSVDVRELRAVIGLASGAQKVPQDATGHTVVLTGATGTVQPLWRKYDEATRERAHELLAELDCKELAERPFGVCSGGQRARILIARALMADPRLLLLDEPFNALDLPSREDLIDALHRLALARPELATVTVTHHLEELSPSIGHALLLREGRVQARGPVDEVLTGERMTACFGRPIEVSRHEGRWLARSGKR
- a CDS encoding penicillin-binding transpeptidase domain-containing protein; amino-acid sequence: MIRCIRRTAAFSFLLLVALLVNAARVQVVDAERFSASPANRRGPIVRYAQPRGAVLVAGRAVTGSRDSGGRLRYERTYTDGPLYAPVTGYSSQTYGTSLLESAEDGVLSGADDRLAAFPWWDRLTHAHRPGGSVHTTINPRMQRAAFDGLGDKKGAVAAIEPRTGRVLALVSTPSYDPGELSGNGAEVTEAWHRLNGAEQQPMLNRALRQTYPPGSTFKVVTAAAALESGRVTDIDAPTDSPDPYPLPGTDTRLGNAAKGCEDASLKDAFRASCNTVFARLGAQIGLRRMADTARRFGFNDRRLAIPSPVAPSNFDTRMDASQVALSAIGQYDTAATPLQMAMVAAAVANGGQLTAPSLVDKVTDARGVVVAGDPHRPTRQVTNPVTAQQLQDMMVDAVEHGSGRLAAIKGVTVGGKTGTAQHGVRNEGTPYAWFISWARQKDGYEPAVAVAVVVEDAAADRADISGGGSAAPIARAVMAAALG
- a CDS encoding MarR family winged helix-turn-helix transcriptional regulator; the protein is MTRQQGPDEPVGSDEAAGSGEEPADRRKPAEPAGMDLVHLLREVTLRLDLAGARFAGDNGLHPTDLRALIILLDAARNGAESTPGRLGERLGLNSAGTTALIDRLERLGLIRRVRDTRDRRRVLLEVDERAVTLGRSFFGPLIDRTIALLATFEAGEQAAIRRFLSGVRDAVGEG
- a CDS encoding ferritin-like domain-containing protein; the protein is MSTRDLYVQDPGDPVWKVPASGAARFSWDYDDGRDRLLALYQKGKDKQWDATLRIDWDQEVDPYDPLGTPDESMSLYGTRYWDKLTEKDRGELRQHYTSWQFSQFLHGEQGAMVCAARIVESVPDLDAKFYSATQTMDEARHAEIYSRFLQEKIGMLYPVNDNLQALLSDTLKDSRWDMPYLGMQVLIEGLALAAFGMIRDTTTKPLPRQILAYVMQDEARHVAFGRMALRDYYKQLTEAELREREEFVIEGCYLMRDRLRGLEVLENFGIPHDEAAEFTENSEFLHLFRKLLFSRIVPCVKDIGLWGERLQRAYVDMGVFEMGDSNLDLLMAEDEEIAEKLDAERFAAEEEARTAEVAAAIAEGAGEGAGEG
- a CDS encoding HD domain-containing protein, with amino-acid sequence MADAIPSMEPAPPPLLSLAEVEALARRAHSGQTDKAGRPYAEHLAAVAAGVRERGGSDEQIAAAWLHDAVEDGALSREWLAGAALGETTKAMIEAVTKRADEPVEEYTARILATPGALLVKESDLAHNADPERLAALEAATRERLTAKYARVRELLGLAQR
- a CDS encoding TetR/AcrR family transcriptional regulator; translation: MNGSGTAPAVPRPAYRRLSVEQRRSQLLTAALGLFAHRAPEDVSLDDVATAAEVSRPLVYRYFPGGKQQLYEAALRSAADVLERCFAEPETGPLTRRLSRALDRYLAFVDEHDAGFSALLQGGSVVETTRTSAIVDEVRRAAADQILRHLGEPEPGLRLRMTVRMWITAVEAASLIWLDEDKQPALDELRDWLVDHFVALLTATAATDPQTARVTRAALKLETTDGPAGDLARRILPVVSDAAHLL
- a CDS encoding alpha/beta fold hydrolase → MTAAPAPLSPAHSPSAAFRAAYEQAMALWPVPVERIDLPSEFGSTRVNVCGPADAPPLVLLHGGGTTSAIWYAQAAELGRAHRMYAVDQIGAPGLSVHCGRALRRPEDLFAWLDGVLSGLGLESAALLGHSYGGWLALSYAVHAAGRHHSHSPGTPNRVERVMLLDPTQCFAGFRPSYLLHALPLFVRPGERSTRRFLEWETRGAPPAPELVRLMGLGGAEFRPAKVVTGPRPDVAGPGGAPVPTLVLLAERSRAHDLRRVAARAGRTPGVRIGTVAGVGHHSMPYGQADELGRRVRDFLHDRLSDGTAP